Genomic segment of Nothobranchius furzeri strain GRZ-AD chromosome 12, NfurGRZ-RIMD1, whole genome shotgun sequence:
ACTTACTCTCAATCACTCCCATCATGCTGACAGTCCTCGCTTTATTGGTAATTAGAACAGCCTCATCAAGTTTTGGGTGCTCTGGGCACACCTGGCACAACATTTCACATGGAAAGAGCTGTTTCTGATGATCCATTTTCTGTGAGATGACATTTTCTGGAAGAGATACAGGAATTTTTTTCTCTTATAAAATATAGCGTAAACTCCTTTCGACGGCAGCATTGTCCTCAAAGGAAGAACTCTCCTGAGTCATCTGTGATGGGGTGCCTGATGATAGTGGTACAGTTGATTTGAAGATGTATCTCTGTGTCTGGAAGAGATGCCACTTAGCTATGTTTTTATGAGGACATGATATTCGTGGCATTGCATAAGCGCAATGCCAGGTGTTCCTCAGAGCATTGTAAGTCACAAATATTCTGCCAAGACGGCAGAAACTGTGTAGTTCCGGCTCAAATACAGACAAACAGATCTGTGTAGAGGATCCACCAAAATCCACCCTCACACAAAGTGGAGCATGTGCCATCTGGGCAGCTTTCTGTCTCTTTTTGCTTGTAGCAGCTTTGGCCTCTCCAAAAAATTTAAGGTCCACCATTTCCATCACGATGTGCTCTTGAAGAAAAACCTCCTTTACAGTTTCTCGGCAGTAATCTAGTGAGCGAAGGTGCTCACATAAACTGAAGCCTAGTCCGCTCCGCTGGGCCAGCAACTGGTATTGCTGACATTCCTCCAGCTCACATCTGATATCGTGAGACATCCCCCATGTTTTCCTCTGAACGTGaactggcacagaaaacccatggcCAGTTCTCTGCACAGCAAATAACGCTGTAGTTTCATCTGCACAAACACACTGCAGATGACTGGCCAGGCAAACATCTATTGACTGGTTGGAGTGCTTCCTCATCATGTGAGCCTTGTAGTTTTTGGTACGAAGAGTAAGGCCACAGTGAGGGCATGTCGTTTTCATGGACTTTCCATCAGCTGCAGTTTTGTTGAACACAGAGGGTAGAGCATATGAATGTTCTACCAAAGATTCAGTAAATGGTTCAGATACCGAAGACAAAACCTTGGGGGGGAGACGGGGCTCCTCGAAGTGTACTGCTGGAGGAATAAGGGGCCCCTCGGAGAGTTCAACGGGCCGTATGATTGTAATCTTACAGACAGGGCAGTGAAAGTGTCCTGCTGTCCTACAAGGCAGCCTGCACCGGCATATCATTTTATCtgtaagagaaaacaaacaaacaaacaaagaaacagaTGTAATGTAAATGTAGTTGTATAGAATGCAATCAATTTATCTAACAATCAGATTGTACATGTTAACAAAAACATCCAAGCCAACCTCAGTAATGAAAGCAAAATGGTATGGATCACAAAAGTTATGTCAAGAAAAGTggtgaaaagtaaataaaatatattttataaaaATGCTGTTTTGTGGCAGATGAATGCACTGAACTGTACAATGTCAACAGCAACGTTTAAGTCAACAAAGATACTGCAGAAGTGCTTAAAAAAGTGCATATTTATAACTATAAAGTATATTTAATACAAACATACCGTTGCAATGCAAAGCATTTTTCATATGCACACTTAGATGCTCCTCAATCTTTGCCCTGACAGTAGGGCTGGAAGTGGGGCACAGAGGGCAGTGAAAGAGTCCTCTGCAGCACGTGTTGCATTCCTGCAATTCTGGCTTTAAGCCCGAATTCCAGATTGATATGTGCATCtaaaacagagagaaaaacagataaacaccatatacacatttaagttcaGGTTTTAGAAGAAATAACACATTACAGTTAGCATGTAATAGATTTGGGAGGAAActtcttgaaaaaaaaaacattttacaagacACTTTCATTTGTGAGATATGTTTCTATTGACATATAACAGTCAATTGAACAGGGGCTAACTAAAATCTGGCAATAAAAAAGCTGTACAGAATAGACAAACGAATACAAGTAttgataaatatataaatctgttTGTGACGAAATGTACGGTGTTGATGCTAACCTAAGGTGTCAAAAGTGCACACGTTCCTTACTACAGTTTAGATACCTCTgtttaaaaatagtcaaataaaagtaGAAGTCGTCTCGACTTTTTAGTCAAGTGGAAGTAAGAAGTACAGGGTATAAAATATAATTTATGTACAAAACCCTGAAGTAATCTTGCGTCCAAAGCACGCGTGCGGGGGGCTGATTTACAAATGTACGGATTACAAAGTACAGACACGCGTGCTAAAATGTGAGAAGCAGAAGTATAAAGAAGTATACAGTAGGCACAAAAAAGTACAACAGTAAAGATACCAGAAAATTCTACTAAAGTACAGTATTGAAGTATTCGTTATTTTGCATCTCTGACGCCAACAATAAATCATACTCTAATGCAAAacgtgttttttcttcttctcgccCACAGAAGCCGTTAATCCAACTCTCTTACTTAAACCAGGCCCAGGAAAAAGCATATCTGTGTGTTTCTCTGCCATGGAGCACGATGgggaaaaaaacaattaaataagAAGGAATGTTGTTGTAACGCAAAAAAAGTAGCAACATGATCACTGTAAGAAAACCAGAATTATGAAATGGAAATCACTAACGGCGAGTTTATTTAAGAAAGACTGTCCCAACCTTTGCAAGACGTCCGCGGTATCCATGTGTTTATTGCCATTGTGGTGGTACGTGCTTCCGGCTACTGTGTAGGTCACGTGTTTCCGGTTCATGTGGAGGTCACGTGTTTCCGGTTGCTGTGGAGCTCCACAGCGGCCGCAGCCAGACCCTTCTCGCAGGCTGTGCCAAAGACTACGTTTCCTGGACTTTTTAAAGCGGCAGTGCATACCTTAACC
This window contains:
- the LOC139061531 gene encoding uncharacterized protein → MLTVEKADSQLYVDPNMVKVCTAALKSPGNVVFGTACEKGLAAAAVELHSNRKHMHISIWNSGLKPELQECNTCCRGLFHCPLCPTSSPTVRAKIEEHLSVHMKNALHCNDKMICRCRLPCRTAGHFHCPVCKITIIRPVELSEGPLIPPAVHFEEPRLPPKVLSSVSEPFTESLVEHSYALPSVFNKTAADGKSMKTTCPHCGLTLRTKNYKAHMMRKHSNQSIDVCLASHLQCVCADETTALFAVQRTGHGFSVPVHVQRKTWGMSHDIRCELEECQQYQLLAQRSGLGFSLCEHLRSLDYCRETVKEVFLQEHIVMEMVDLKFFGEAKAATSKKRQKAAQMAHAPLCVRVDFGGSSTQICLSVFEPELHSFCRLGRIFVTYNALRNTWHCAYAMPRISCPHKNIAKWHLFQTQRYIFKSTVPLSSGTPSQMTQESSSFEDNAAVERSLRYIL